The sequence ACCCAGGCACCTAGGGTGGCTGCTGCCTCGGGCAGGCTGCTCACAGATCCACAGCACAACCTTGATGTATTCAAGGGGACGTTGCAAGAGAAGGGATCAGGCACGGGATTTCAGCTACAGTCCCAGCTTTCCTGATCCTGCTGAgctttccattttgtcttctttggcTCAGTGGGAATAGCAATAGATGCCGTTATTTCCAAGAGAAGTCAGACTCTCCTAAGCCTTCACAACAAGCATTAGAAGGACTGTACCAcgtccttttccttcccctcagcccatagaaagctccaccaccacatGGGCAGTaccagcagggtctgtgtgacctggtctctaggacgtgtccccagcgagctgcccctgggcagagccctgctgccaggaggtgtctgcagggcagagctgagcacccggcgggtgggatgggggctgtgacctgcaggcaggaggcgtggggacagagacccagctgcaggcagggacagctgcaggcagcagagccttgGTCAGGGAGTGAtagggagctgctcccagaaacTCCATGGCAGGGGAGATTTGAGCACTTCCCTGCCTTCCCTGTACTGCAGATGCCTCCCCTGGAGCCACCCCCTACTCTCCTTTTTCTCACACCATAGAATTCCAGCCCTAATGTCACTGGGGCttttgctgggctgcaggctgccttgcACAAGGGCAAAGCTCTTCCCTAGCAGCTCTGTGTTATCTAGCATCCCCATGGAGAAGAATCTTCAGTCCTAAGGCCATAGaaatgctgctggatggctgtatGTGGGCAGCTGCTATGATCCCTCTGTGTCAGTAGTGAAAAGCAGGGTGCTGAGATCCTCCTCAGGTACGATGAGATGGGTGAGGGGTTTGGAGATCTGCCCTTTgaacctggattcctctgctctcagcagcatccaggttCTTTTCAGGGGAACACCTGAGTGTGACcatcctccagaggtgcctgcacagggcagctgagaccaggaGTGATGGACACACCAGCTGTCCTCACTCTGCCCTGAGGGACAGTCCCTTTGCCTCCCAGGAGCCCAAGGTTTCACTTGGTGGGCAGTAAATGTGCCAAGGATTTGTGCCTTAAATGCACTCCTCAGGTGTAGGGGGACAAATATAAAGTAACAAACCAAAGCATTCTGcacaaagccctgctctgcacttggGTGAATTTTGAGAAAGTGTACTCCAAAACTCCTTGTTACATCAAACACAGTTCATCTGAGACCACCCCATGTTCCATTTACTTCTTGCTATAGGTCAGCACTGTCTCCTGCAGAGTCTCTTGCCCCCAGTAGCACCCTCAGGGAGCACCACTTTGACATCAAGCAGAGGACCAGTCCTCCCAAAATTGAAGAGGcagctttttataaaaaaaaaaaaaaaaaaaaaaaaaagaaagaaaaataaatgtaaaaatgtagGCTAGGTTTTCCTCACAGAGGTCTACCCTAACaatttaattctctttcctccttggaCAGGCCTCCCTATTCAGAGCAGCAGATCCCCATTCCCAGGAGgatcagatgtccaacagcagctccatcaccaagttcctcctcctgccattcgcagacacgcgggagctgcagctcctgcactttgcgctcttcctggccatctacctggctgccctcctgggcaacggcctcatcctcacagccgtagcctgcgaccaccgcctccacacccccatgtacttcttcctcctcaacctcgccctgattgacctgggctgcatctccaccactctccccaaagccatggccaattccctctgggacaccagggctaTTTCCTTTGCAGGATGTgttgcacaggtctttctgtttgtcttcttgatatcagcagagtattttcttctcaccgtcatgtcctatgaccgctatgttgccatctgcaagcccctgcactatgggaccctcctgggcagcagagcttgtgcccagatggcagcagctgcctggggcagtggctttctcaattctgtcctgcacacggccagtACATTTTCcttgcccctctgccaaggcaattctgtggaccagttcttctgtgaaatcccctccatcctcaagctctcctgctctgactcctacctcagggaaatTGAGCTTCTCACATTtagtggttttctgttttgggggtgttttgttttcattcttttctcctatgtgcagatcttcaaggctgtgctgaggatgccctctgagcagggacggcaaaaagccttctccacgtgcctccctcacctggccgtggtctttctgtttctcagcactggcatgtgtgcctacctgaagcccccctccatttcctctccatccctggacctTGTGATGGCTTTCCTGTACTCGGTGATgcccccagcagtgaaccccctcatctacagcatgaggacCCAGGAGCTCAAGAATGCCATTAGGAAAGTGATGTCATGGATGTTTGTAAGGATGTGTTGAGGAAACTGATTGTGCCTTTCCACAGCTATAaagtgcttcttttcttcttcagatgaATTACAGTTTATGTAATGACATGGCAATCCTGTCTTAACTTCTGGAgggatttgtttggttttctttttctttttccccatgtgaTAATGTTTTCCACAAAGCAATGCTGTTCTTCATCCTGTTGTACTCAAGTACCAacatatcatagaatggccagggttgaaaaggaccttcaagatcacGTAGTTTCAACcgctctgctctgggcagggttgccaaccactaaagcacgctgcccagagccgcatccagcctgATGGATATACTGTGCGACCCTGAGGCTTTGCAGAAATGAGGAGCCAGattctttgtgtatttaaacaaaataaatgaagctacAACAACTTCTTTGTCTGAGACCCACTCTCAGCTGATCAGGAAGTAATGGGAATAGCAAACCcctttctggctgcagcagctcggggcaggctgccctggccctggggcagcaggagctgcctgaggacccccagggatggcccagaggggctgcgggcctctgaggatgtgctgcagaagagagcaggggaCACGGCAGGGGACACTGACCTCTGTACGCTTGTGCCATGGTTGTCCCATCTGTGCGGCTgagccctctgtgcccccaggagctgctgtgcctttctgaggggctggggctgtggtggcagtgcccagggccctgcagcagcctgcggtgggcactgccctggggctgctgccactggactgggatgagggcagggaggtgggcagagggCAAGGAGGTGGGAGAGCCATGCTCCGGGTCTGTGCTGGGGGAAtggccagctgtgctggcctctgtcctggcccagagccctgcagacctggagcagggctgtctgcagaggCCCCCATGGGatgtggctggggcagggcaggggccatGGACTGGAAGAggctgcaaaggcaggagggcCAGGGCAGGAAGGGACCCTGAGGGTGCCATTGGGATTGTAACAGGGGGATCTTGACCCAGCCCTGAATGTGCACTGCCATGTGCGGTGCCTTGGCAGCACGGCTGTGGGAGCATGTGtggggcagtggggctgggacgctgcagggacagggtgCTGAGAGGGGCCACAGAGGATCTGCCAGGGTGTGACAGGAAGGACAGGCTCCgaaacagaaatttatggtggaggtggaggtatGGTTTTACCAAGGGCAGAGCTCACCTGGAAGTGGTGTTATCGAGAAAAgtcaagagcaaagagaagagcttttgcTGGAGCTAAGGCACAGATTTCCCACCCAGCTCACCCAGGGCTCGTCCTGAGCAAGGcggccacgagccctgcctgccctcctgcctgccccgcgccgtcaggtggctgtagcagaggggacccacagccagcccctcgatggggctctgccagcccctcgccctcccctctgcagtgaCGTCCTTTCTGCCCAGGGGCTCTCTGATACGCGGGAAGATGTCATAGTGCCTGCCAGCCAGCCCTTCTGAGGGccagtcaggctgctgcagtggcagtgacctcactccagccccctccccacggcctgcctctccccttcccctctcccctctctggacCCCGGGGTGTCACGCAGTCGGTGTcacgcagcagctttgcagtggtgGCCTCCGTGGTGGTGTTGCCAGGGAGGGCATCTGCACCTGAGCCAAAAGGACCTACTACTGCCAAGATGCATTTGGTGTTTCAAGCTGTCACTGGCAGAGGTCttgcaaagtctttctgcagttgtgcccAGGGACCTTCACTCCATgggtcctgggctggggctttCACTTCAGACGAACCTGCGTCGGTCGTGGCAGAAGAAAGACGCCtcttacagctgtgctctgcatcctccttcaTGCTAGGGCACCACTCGGTGTCCTTAGCTCTGCTCACAGTGTTTGTCTTAGTTTAGTTCATGGATCAACCAGATTAGACCTGCTTGAGTCTTATGAGGCCCTATCCAaggcctcctgcctgctgcacctacAGCACAAGAACGATTACTTCTCCGTATTATGCAGATTGACCTGATGGGTCTGTTCATATTAATCCCTTTTAAATTCACTAGATGGAAGGGGACATATTCCCAGACTGGGgcaagctgctgggctctgccacagccactCAAAATCacctgctcttgagtctttcagcctgagtttaTCACACATGGACCAAAACGATTTTCTTGGGGGTCTCGATGGCCATTTCAAGTGTAGTTAACTCCAGGAATCCACTGGAACGTGTGCCAGGATGCATGGTGCCAGCCCACAGGAATCCCTCACACAGCCTATGGTCTTGTCCAGGCCGTAGTCTCGAGTTCCCAGACTGCAGTGGCTGCCTTCCAATGATTATGACCTATGTTAGACTCCTAGAACCATGGAACCACAGAATCAtgtagattggaaaagacctctcagatcatcaagttcaaccgTTAACCTAACACTGCCAcgtctaccactaaaccatgtccctaagcaccacatctgtATGTCTTGtgaatacctccagagatgaccccaccaccacatcgctgggcagcctgttccaatgtatcacaaccctttcagggaagacatttttcccaatatccaacctaaacctcccctggtgcaacgcgaggccatttcttcttgtcctgtcgctgAGCCgtgggggacaccacttgtggCTGGCCGCCAATTGGATTTAACTCTGGGAAACAGAGTCAAAACCTTTACTAAACCTTAGGcagacaacatccacagcctctccctcatccactaagtgcaTCACCTTTTCATAGGAGAacaggttcgtcaagcaggacctgccttccataaattccataaatccagatggcagcagctgcctggggcagtggggttctctatgctctgctgcacacggccattacattttccctgcccctctgccaaggcaatgctgtggaccagttcttctgtgaaatctcccagatcctcaagctctcctgcactaactcctacctcagggaagctgGGCTTCTCACATTCAGTAGTGTTCtggttttgggttgttttgcTTCCATTGTACTCTCCTATTTGCAGATCTttagggccgtgctgaggatgccctctgagcagggccggcacaaagccttttccacgtgcctccctcacctgtttgtggtctttctgtttctcagcactggcatgtttgcctacctgcagcccccctccctctcctccccgtccctggatctggtggtggcacttctgtactcagtggtgccccCGATATTCAACCctttcatctacagcatgagaaacaggGAGCTCAAGCGTGCTATCAGGAAAGTGATTACATGGATTTTTCTTAAGATTGAtacatttctcctctttctccacaAGTGACTTCCTTTGGTTTCCCTTGGAGGCTTGGTACTTACTTTCATTACCATGATGTtatatttatcttcagtgtCATTTCCATGTATTACTTTTGTAGAAAGAAGTGTTTTATTCACCCCACTTCTCCCGAGGtatgaaattgctatttttttttctctggacatTTTTTGTCTACCTGGATGCCAGTACTCTCTCTTAGCATCTGCTTAATAAAATGGAATCTCCCCAGTGCACTGCCTGAaatcctgtctcttctttcaaagATGTTGCCAATAACATGGCTGAGCATGTTCCCCTctaaaggaaaagctggagaaaaaaaatggaaaaggactCCAGGGTTGATTTAAGGGAGAGGCAGATGACTGATATATTTCAGTCATGGTCTTAACAGACTTCATAGAGAGATTCAGGTAAGTTATTGAGCATTACTAACAGacgagagcagtgagaaactaaaggcCTAAAACCACCTTCACCCCCGTCCACcgtcttctacctcctccccccagtggtgcagcggaacagggaatgggggctgcagtcagtctataACACTTTGTgtctgccgctccttcatggtcaccctctgcccctgctccagtaTGGGGTGCCTCCCATGGATGCCATCGTTCCCGAACTgatccccccaggcccccagctcctgcgtgggctcctctccatgggatACAGTCCAGCCTGGagtctgctccggcaggggtcctccatgggccacagcctcctccaggccacatccacctgctccaccgagGGcttctccacgggctgcagcatggagatctgctccatgtgggacccatgggctgcagggggacagcctgctccaccaggggcctgtccacaggccgcaggggaacttctgctctggtgcatggagcacctcctgccctccttctgcagtGACCTTGGTGTCCGTACCAAGGACTGCTTCTCAcgacattttctcactcctctctcccagctgcagcttcagagcaggttttttttccccttccttaaatctgttcTCATAGAGGCCAATCCAGcatggggctggctgggctctgggcccaGAGAGGaaccaggctgggctggccgtTCCCCCGGTACAGGCCCTGAGCCCAGCAGGAGGATGGAACTGCTCACATTTCAGCAAGCAGCCCTCCCCAAACCGTGGTGGAAGGTTGGTGCTGGGAACTGTGAGGGGCGGGGGCTGGTGGTAGCTTTCTTGGGcagtttctcctttttgttcatGTTACAAACTGGACTGAATCTGT comes from Anser cygnoides isolate HZ-2024a breed goose chromosome 28, Taihu_goose_T2T_genome, whole genome shotgun sequence and encodes:
- the LOC136787144 gene encoding olfactory receptor 14C36-like — translated: MSNSSSITKFLLLPFADTRELQLLHFALFLAIYLAALLGNGLILTAVACDHRLHTPMYFFLLNLALIDLGCISTTLPKAMANSLWDTRAISFAGCVAQVFLFVFLISAEYFLLTVMSYDRYVAICKPLHYGTLLGSRACAQMAAAAWGSGFLNSVLHTASTFSLPLCQGNSVDQFFCEIPSILKLSCSDSYLREIELLTFSGFLFWGCFVFILFSYVQIFKAVLRMPSEQGRQKAFSTCLPHLAVVFLFLSTGMCAYLKPPSISSPSLDLVMAFLYSVMPPAVNPLIYSMRTQELKNAIRKVMSWMFVRMC